A genomic region of Rickettsiales bacterium contains the following coding sequences:
- a CDS encoding hybrid sensor histidine kinase/response regulator — MAKPSDSGAGATEGKSTVYAQAMEHLVGVVRDLSRARDLDTVAAIVREAARSLTGADGATFVLRDGDQCYYLEENAVAPLWKGQRFPMCACISGWVMTHAKAAVIEDIYKDPRIPLDAYQPTFVKSMAMVPICQDAPIGAIGNYWAQQRMPTKEEVDILQTLADITSVALENAQLYSELQQKIRILQKQQARIHEQRDALELFTRAMAHDLREPIHTITAFIELIRQQALPPGKVQDYFQHVKSASERMGRLVETVFLYTQLDDPSRMTKEACGMTDVVEAARQNLGKLIQERRALITADALPVVHANSSQMMQLIQNLISNAIRHNNQPVCIHISAEQRQHDWLFCVRDDGAGIPPELMEKAFQPFKRLGETKDCTGLGLAICRKIIELHGGRIWGESSGKGGMAFFFTLKGETPAAHSLDSQPGVTYTGTSATTTPSSSSSPSRPSALATVLLVDDRESDRELTRILMEDAGMECNLIAASNASEALTVIRQRFKDGLAVDLMLLDINIPGMDGFELLEYMHKDAALKNIPVVMCTVSIYDKDEARAKGLGAVGYVMKPASIQKLKPILENLPSIRYMKDGEHSYLLRNAA, encoded by the coding sequence ATGGCGAAACCGTCTGATTCCGGTGCAGGAGCTACTGAAGGCAAATCCACCGTTTATGCGCAGGCGATGGAACATCTGGTCGGTGTGGTGCGCGATCTTTCGCGTGCTCGCGATCTGGATACTGTGGCTGCCATCGTGCGTGAAGCTGCGCGCTCATTAACGGGTGCGGACGGCGCGACATTTGTGCTGCGTGACGGCGATCAATGTTATTATCTGGAAGAAAATGCCGTGGCGCCGTTATGGAAGGGCCAGCGTTTTCCGATGTGCGCCTGTATCAGCGGCTGGGTGATGACGCATGCGAAAGCAGCTGTCATTGAAGATATTTACAAAGACCCACGCATCCCGCTGGATGCTTACCAGCCCACTTTCGTCAAAAGCATGGCAATGGTTCCCATCTGTCAGGATGCTCCTATCGGCGCTATCGGTAATTACTGGGCGCAGCAGCGCATGCCGACGAAAGAAGAGGTGGACATATTACAGACGCTTGCGGATATCACCTCGGTGGCGCTGGAAAACGCCCAGCTTTATTCCGAGCTGCAGCAGAAAATCCGGATCCTTCAGAAACAGCAGGCGCGCATTCATGAGCAGCGTGATGCGCTGGAATTATTTACGCGTGCGATGGCGCATGATCTGCGCGAGCCCATTCACACCATTACGGCTTTTATCGAGCTGATACGCCAGCAGGCTTTGCCGCCTGGCAAGGTGCAGGATTATTTCCAGCATGTGAAATCGGCGTCCGAGCGTATGGGAAGGCTGGTGGAAACGGTCTTTCTCTATACGCAGCTTGATGATCCGTCCAGGATGACCAAAGAAGCCTGCGGCATGACGGATGTGGTGGAAGCGGCGCGGCAAAATCTGGGTAAACTCATCCAGGAGCGCCGTGCTCTTATTACCGCAGATGCGTTGCCGGTGGTACATGCTAACAGTTCGCAGATGATGCAACTGATCCAGAATCTGATCTCCAATGCCATACGCCATAATAACCAGCCGGTCTGTATTCATATCAGCGCCGAGCAGCGCCAGCATGACTGGCTGTTCTGTGTGCGGGACGATGGGGCAGGCATCCCTCCGGAATTGATGGAAAAGGCATTCCAGCCGTTCAAGCGTCTGGGTGAGACAAAAGATTGCACTGGGCTTGGGCTGGCCATCTGCCGCAAAATTATCGAATTGCATGGCGGGCGAATCTGGGGAGAATCTTCCGGAAAAGGCGGCATGGCCTTCTTTTTTACGCTGAAGGGCGAAACGCCTGCGGCACATAGTTTGGATTCCCAGCCTGGCGTTACTTATACAGGTACATCCGCTACGACGACACCTTCCTCTTCTTCCTCACCGTCCAGACCTTCGGCGCTTGCGACCGTACTGCTGGTGGATGACCGTGAGTCTGACCGGGAACTGACCCGTATCCTGATGGAAGATGCGGGAATGGAATGCAATCTGATTGCGGCGTCAAACGCGAGCGAAGCATTGACGGTTATCCGCCAGCGTTTCAAGGACGGGTTAGCCGTGGATCTCATGTTGCTGGATATCAACATCCCGGGCATGGACGGGTTTGAGTTGCTGGAATATATGCATAAGGATGCCGCGCTTAAAAATATTCCTGTCGTTATGTGCACGGTCTCGATTTACGATAAGGATGAAGCGCGCGCCAAGGGTCTTGGTGCGGTTGGGTATGTGATGAAGCCTGCTTCCATACAGAAGCTTAAACCGATCCTCGAGAACCTGCCTTCCATCCGTTATATGAAGGATGGCGAGCATAGTTATCTGCTCAGGAATGCAGCTTGA
- a CDS encoding PQQ-binding-like beta-propeller repeat protein, which yields MMYGELRLRKLSVALLLGVLAACSSSDDTPKLQGKRIAVLADYSQIKADDSLNNVTVNVPDAERNKDWSQAAGGQQGMTGNLAIEGFDHHDRKSIGDGNTWEQPLYTAPVVGNGVVYAMDSKGYITAHDAADISDVKWKSESAVEKDEPDVLGGGLAYDSGHLFVTTGRGKVFALNAADGKVVWQQAIDIPLRAAPKVAQGKVYVLSVDNQMFALDAATGKQIWNQRGMNENAGFLASISPAVSDTMVVVPYSSGEIHALDTQSGQDLWNDSLLRPHRTSATSIFSGIGGDPVIKDGIVYAAGSDGFAAAFDLQNGRVGWQQDISSLNTLWVAGDFIYMISNNQEIACLYRADGRVKWVKQLQRYGNEDSHTDPYFWQGPVMVGGRLLVADTHGEMLALSPKDGSTLETIDIASGITSEPVVAGGRLYYVTKNAKLHVMW from the coding sequence ATGATGTACGGAGAACTCCGCTTGCGAAAGCTTTCTGTAGCGTTGCTGCTTGGCGTACTTGCCGCGTGCAGCAGTTCGGATGACACACCGAAACTACAGGGGAAGCGCATTGCTGTGCTGGCGGATTACTCCCAGATCAAAGCGGATGATTCTTTAAATAATGTAACGGTGAATGTGCCGGATGCTGAGCGGAACAAAGACTGGAGCCAGGCTGCTGGCGGGCAGCAGGGAATGACGGGGAACCTTGCGATTGAGGGATTCGACCATCATGACCGTAAGAGTATTGGCGATGGCAATACGTGGGAACAGCCGCTTTATACCGCACCGGTTGTAGGCAACGGCGTTGTCTATGCAATGGATTCCAAAGGCTATATCACAGCGCATGATGCTGCCGATATCAGTGATGTGAAATGGAAGAGCGAAAGCGCGGTGGAGAAAGACGAGCCGGATGTTCTGGGCGGCGGTCTGGCTTACGACAGCGGTCATCTCTTTGTCACCACGGGACGTGGTAAAGTGTTTGCCCTGAATGCAGCGGACGGTAAGGTGGTATGGCAGCAGGCGATTGATATTCCGTTGCGTGCCGCGCCGAAAGTGGCGCAAGGCAAGGTGTATGTATTGTCGGTCGACAATCAGATGTTTGCGCTGGATGCGGCTACTGGCAAGCAGATATGGAACCAGCGCGGCATGAATGAAAATGCGGGATTCCTTGCTTCCATCTCGCCTGCAGTTTCAGATACGATGGTGGTCGTGCCGTATTCTTCCGGTGAAATCCATGCGCTGGATACGCAGAGTGGACAGGATTTGTGGAACGACTCGCTGCTCCGTCCGCACCGTACTTCCGCCACCTCGATCTTTTCAGGTATCGGCGGCGATCCTGTTATTAAGGATGGTATTGTCTATGCAGCGGGAAGCGACGGGTTTGCCGCCGCATTCGATCTGCAGAACGGCAGGGTAGGCTGGCAGCAGGATATTTCCTCGCTCAATACGCTCTGGGTGGCCGGGGATTTCATTTATATGATTTCCAACAATCAGGAAATCGCCTGTCTTTACCGCGCCGATGGGCGTGTAAAATGGGTAAAGCAGCTGCAGCGTTACGGCAATGAAGACAGCCATACCGATCCATATTTCTGGCAGGGACCGGTGATGGTCGGCGGGCGTCTGCTGGTGGCGGATACACATGGAGAAATGCTCGCACTTTCCCCTAAAGACGGTTCCACGCTTGAAACGATCGATATTGCCAGCGGCATCACTTCCGAGCCGGTGGTGGCAGGCGGACGCTTATATTATGTGACCAAGAACGCTAAACTGCATGTAATGTGGTAA
- the der gene encoding ribosome biogenesis GTPase Der, which produces MSFTIAILGRPNVGKSTLFNRLTGTRFALVDDMPGVTRDRREGKGRIGPMEFDIFDTAGLEQAPKGSLAARMTEQSQAALEQVDVALLVVDGRIGVTPDDRFFAKLIRKSGKPVILVVNKCESGKAKEGFAEAYSLGMGEPVPISAEHGEGMADLYNALAPYEKKLKVQPKEEAEEEIEENEASSIPSVINIAIVGRPNAGKSTLFNKLLGYERVLTGPEAGITRDSIAVDLEYGGRELKLVDTAGMRKRGNVHAKMEKLAVEDSRRSIQYANVVILMLDAEFALEKQDLTIADHIEKEGRAIVVAVNKWDKVKDKQKYLADLHERLEDVMPQVSGVFVQPISAERGTHIDKLMEAVFNAYETWNKRIPTRKLNTWLEEAMVRHSPPIVNGRRIKIRYMTQIKTRPPTFAVFVSKADKLPDSYQRYLVHSLRHVFNMPGVPVRLVLKTSKNPYAE; this is translated from the coding sequence ATGTCTTTTACTATTGCCATACTGGGCCGGCCTAATGTCGGAAAATCTACGTTATTCAATCGCCTGACGGGAACGCGCTTTGCGCTCGTCGACGATATGCCAGGTGTTACGCGTGACAGGCGTGAGGGCAAAGGCCGCATCGGACCGATGGAATTCGATATTTTCGATACAGCCGGGCTGGAACAGGCCCCGAAAGGCTCGCTGGCGGCTCGCATGACGGAGCAGTCCCAGGCAGCGCTTGAGCAGGTGGATGTGGCCCTGCTTGTGGTGGATGGGCGTATCGGCGTGACGCCGGATGACCGTTTTTTTGCCAAACTTATCCGCAAGAGCGGCAAGCCCGTGATACTGGTGGTCAATAAATGCGAAAGCGGTAAGGCCAAGGAAGGATTTGCCGAGGCTTACTCGCTTGGAATGGGCGAACCGGTTCCGATTTCCGCCGAACATGGCGAGGGTATGGCCGATCTTTATAATGCGCTTGCGCCTTACGAAAAGAAATTGAAGGTACAGCCGAAAGAAGAAGCGGAAGAGGAAATCGAGGAGAATGAAGCGTCTTCCATTCCTTCCGTTATCAATATTGCGATTGTCGGACGCCCGAATGCAGGGAAGTCGACCCTTTTTAATAAGCTGCTCGGTTATGAGCGCGTATTGACCGGGCCGGAAGCTGGTATTACGCGTGACTCTATTGCGGTGGATCTTGAATATGGCGGCAGGGAACTGAAGCTCGTGGATACAGCCGGGATGCGCAAGCGCGGCAACGTCCATGCCAAGATGGAGAAGCTTGCAGTCGAAGACAGCAGGCGCAGCATCCAGTATGCCAATGTCGTTATCCTGATGCTCGATGCGGAGTTCGCGCTGGAAAAGCAGGATCTGACGATTGCCGATCATATTGAAAAAGAGGGCCGTGCAATTGTCGTAGCCGTAAATAAATGGGATAAGGTTAAGGACAAGCAGAAATATCTGGCCGACCTGCACGAGCGTCTGGAAGATGTAATGCCGCAGGTGAGCGGTGTATTCGTGCAGCCCATCTCTGCTGAGCGCGGCACGCATATCGACAAGCTCATGGAAGCGGTATTCAATGCTTACGAGACTTGGAATAAGCGTATTCCCACCCGCAAGCTGAATACCTGGCTGGAAGAAGCGATGGTGCGCCATTCGCCGCCGATCGTAAATGGAAGGCGTATCAAGATTCGTTACATGACGCAGATCAAAACCCGCCCGCCCACCTTTGCCGTATTTGTCAGCAAAGCGGACAAACTACCGGACAGCTATCAGCGTTATCTTGTACACAGTCTACGGCATGTCTTTAACATGCCCGGCGTGCCGGTACGGCTGGTGCTCAAGACAAGCAAGAACCCTTACGCCGAATAA
- the mutS gene encoding DNA mismatch repair protein MutS, producing MKLQSGSPYFHTEEANSSKKIENAAVQHNIVAVNPPVTPAMQQYLACKAVHPECVLFYRMGDFYELFFEDAVKASAILGIALTKRGKHNGEDIQMCGVPAHSADGYLETLIASGCKVAICEQMEDAAEAKKRGSKSVMRREVVRIVTPGTITEDTLLDARQSNYLCCIAKVAGEYSLAWLEISTGEFYVSNPAFGLLPSEIARINPREIILSEALAAELASHEFWQEWKGVASVQPSVLFDSQKGERGLKDYYKIAALDAVGDLSRADMAACGALVEYISLTQISAMPRLEIPRKQLQNAVMAIDPATRRNLELVMTLSGSRSGSLLSVIDRTVTGGGARLLMSYLSAPLTVPQAIYARLKQVKYFVESNSLRADLRALLRQCPDMERALSRICLERGSPRDLIALKNGLETAEHIRRQLISLENLPAEIMRHLDAFGGHEVLAARLQAALKAEVPLLARDGNFVREGYSPPLDEFRMLRDESKRLIAALEGRYQQETGVNTLKIRYNNVLGYYAEVTAIHQKKITEQFIHRQSLANALRYTTTELGELERKISEAADRAIKLELEIFESLVAEIKAQSVAIASLARALSALDVAAGLAELAVEQRYVCPVLDNSTTFDIRGGRHPVVEVGLAKSGQGQFIGNDCDLSEVQRLWLLTGPNMAGKSTFLRQNALIAIMAQIGSFVPAESAHIGVVDKLFSRVGAADDLARGRSTFMVEMVETATILNQATQRSLVILDEIGRGTATFDGLSIAWAVVEHLHDQIRCRSLFATHYHEMTALAASLSALSCWTMKVKEWKGNVVFLHEVAKGAADRSYGIHVARLAGLPEPVLKRATDVLHTLEETQGVKVANKLSDDLPLFKSLPPVVEPVHKPSEVDKALAGVNPDNLTPREAMELIYKLKALAA from the coding sequence ATGAAATTACAAAGCGGATCACCTTATTTCCATACTGAAGAAGCAAATTCAAGTAAAAAGATTGAGAATGCTGCGGTGCAGCACAACATTGTAGCTGTAAACCCGCCCGTCACCCCGGCCATGCAGCAGTATCTTGCGTGTAAAGCCGTCCACCCGGAATGCGTGCTGTTCTACCGTATGGGCGATTTCTATGAGCTGTTCTTTGAAGATGCCGTTAAAGCCTCGGCAATTCTTGGGATTGCGCTAACCAAGCGCGGCAAGCATAACGGGGAAGATATTCAGATGTGCGGTGTTCCGGCCCATAGTGCGGACGGCTATCTGGAGACATTGATTGCCAGCGGATGCAAGGTTGCGATCTGCGAGCAGATGGAAGATGCCGCGGAAGCCAAGAAGCGCGGCTCCAAATCCGTGATGCGCCGCGAGGTGGTGAGGATTGTTACGCCGGGGACGATTACGGAAGATACGCTGCTGGATGCGCGTCAGTCCAATTACCTGTGCTGTATTGCCAAGGTGGCAGGGGAATATAGTCTTGCCTGGCTCGAGATTTCCACGGGCGAATTTTACGTCAGTAATCCCGCGTTTGGCTTGTTGCCATCTGAAATCGCCCGCATCAACCCGCGCGAAATCATTCTTTCCGAAGCACTGGCCGCTGAGCTGGCAAGCCACGAGTTCTGGCAGGAATGGAAAGGTGTCGCGAGCGTGCAGCCTTCCGTGCTGTTCGATTCGCAGAAGGGAGAGAGGGGGCTTAAGGACTATTATAAGATAGCGGCGCTTGATGCAGTCGGCGATTTATCGCGTGCGGATATGGCTGCTTGCGGCGCATTGGTGGAATATATCAGCCTTACGCAGATTTCAGCGATGCCGCGGCTGGAGATACCGCGCAAGCAATTGCAGAATGCCGTGATGGCTATTGACCCTGCGACACGCCGTAATCTTGAACTGGTGATGACGCTTTCCGGCAGCCGCAGCGGCAGCCTGCTTTCGGTGATCGACCGGACGGTGACGGGTGGGGGGGCGCGTCTGTTGATGTCCTATCTGTCTGCACCGCTGACTGTGCCGCAGGCGATTTATGCACGCCTTAAACAGGTGAAATATTTTGTAGAATCAAATAGCTTACGCGCTGATCTGCGCGCGCTCCTGCGCCAGTGCCCGGATATGGAGCGTGCGCTTTCACGCATCTGCCTGGAACGCGGCAGCCCGCGTGATCTGATTGCGCTTAAGAACGGGCTTGAGACGGCGGAACATATACGCAGGCAATTGATTTCACTGGAAAATCTTCCAGCAGAAATCATGCGGCATCTGGACGCGTTTGGTGGGCATGAAGTGCTTGCGGCGCGGCTGCAGGCAGCGCTTAAAGCGGAGGTGCCGCTGCTAGCGCGTGATGGGAATTTTGTGCGTGAAGGCTACAGTCCGCCGCTGGATGAATTCCGCATGCTGCGCGATGAAAGCAAGCGGCTGATTGCGGCGCTTGAAGGGCGCTACCAGCAGGAGACAGGCGTCAATACGCTGAAGATACGTTATAATAATGTGCTTGGTTATTATGCGGAAGTGACTGCCATTCATCAGAAAAAGATTACAGAACAGTTCATTCATCGCCAGTCGCTTGCCAATGCGTTGCGTTATACTACGACGGAGCTTGGAGAATTGGAGCGCAAGATCAGTGAAGCAGCGGACCGGGCAATCAAACTGGAGCTGGAGATATTTGAGTCGCTGGTGGCCGAGATAAAAGCGCAATCGGTTGCTATCGCTTCGCTCGCGCGTGCGCTTTCGGCGCTGGACGTGGCAGCGGGGCTGGCGGAGCTTGCGGTAGAACAGCGTTATGTCTGTCCGGTGCTTGATAATAGCACAACGTTCGATATTCGTGGCGGCAGACATCCGGTGGTGGAGGTGGGGCTTGCAAAGTCAGGGCAGGGGCAGTTCATCGGCAACGATTGTGACTTGAGTGAAGTCCAGCGACTGTGGTTGCTGACCGGGCCTAACATGGCCGGTAAGAGTACGTTTCTGAGGCAGAATGCGCTGATTGCGATTATGGCCCAGATCGGCTCCTTTGTTCCGGCGGAGAGTGCGCATATCGGCGTGGTCGATAAATTATTCAGCCGTGTCGGCGCAGCGGATGATCTTGCTCGCGGGCGTTCCACTTTCATGGTGGAAATGGTGGAGACGGCTACGATCCTCAATCAGGCAACACAGCGCTCGCTGGTGATCCTGGACGAAATCGGGCGCGGTACGGCGACATTTGACGGGCTTTCGATTGCCTGGGCTGTGGTGGAGCATCTGCACGACCAGATACGCTGCCGGAGCCTGTTTGCAACGCATTACCACGAAATGACGGCGTTGGCTGCGAGCCTGTCCGCACTTTCCTGCTGGACGATGAAGGTCAAGGAATGGAAGGGAAATGTGGTCTTCCTGCATGAAGTGGCCAAGGGGGCGGCGGACCGTTCCTACGGCATTCATGTGGCGCGGCTTGCGGGATTGCCGGAGCCGGTGCTCAAGCGGGCGACGGATGTGCTGCATACGCTGGAAGAGACGCAGGGCGTAAAGGTGGCCAATAAGCTTTCGGACGATTTGCCGTTGTTTAAGTCCCTGCCACCGGTTGTGGAGCCTGTTCATAAGCCTTCGGAGGTGGATAAGGCGCTGGCAGGCGTTAATCCGGATAATCTCACACCCCGGGAGGCCATGGAATTGATTTATAAGCTCAAGGCGCTTGCAGCCTGA
- the guaA gene encoding glutamine-hydrolyzing GMP synthase: MSDRILILDFGSQFTQLIARRVRESGVYAEIFPCTVEPQKIQNFMPRGIILSGGPSSVHADFSPKAPEIVFRLGVPVLGVCYGEQLICQQLGGKVEKSDDREFGRAEVGVKANSKLFRGVWEEGQNYPVWMSHGDNITAIPDGFQVIASTPSAPFAAIADESRHYYGVQFHPEVAHTPDGAKLLRNFTHNIVGCKGDWSMESFTQQAIDAIRRKVGKKRVICGVSGGVDSSVVAALLHKAIGDQLTCIFVDTGLLRENEGTQVKELFASHFHIPLTYVDASLLFLERLTGVRDPEQKRKIIGETFVEVFENEAKAVGGADFLAQGTLYPDVIESISFTGGPSVTIKSHHNVGGLPERMNMGLVEPVRELFKDEVRKLGLELGMPADMIGRHPFPGPGLAIRIPGDITEEKLRLLRRADAIYIEEIRKAGLYDKVWQAFAVLLPVKTVGVMGDARTYEYVCALRAVTSTDGMTADFFAFDHAFLAQVSTRIINEVRGINRIVYDITSKPPGTIEWE, translated from the coding sequence ATGAGCGATCGTATCCTTATTCTTGATTTTGGTTCCCAGTTTACCCAGTTAATTGCGCGCCGCGTGCGCGAAAGCGGCGTCTACGCAGAGATTTTTCCCTGCACGGTGGAGCCGCAGAAGATTCAGAATTTCATGCCAAGAGGCATTATTCTTTCCGGTGGGCCTTCCTCCGTACATGCGGATTTTTCACCGAAAGCTCCGGAAATCGTATTTCGACTTGGCGTTCCGGTGCTGGGCGTCTGCTACGGTGAGCAGTTGATCTGCCAGCAGCTTGGCGGTAAAGTAGAAAAATCCGATGACCGTGAATTCGGTCGCGCGGAAGTCGGCGTGAAGGCTAACAGCAAGCTTTTTCGCGGGGTATGGGAAGAAGGCCAGAACTACCCTGTGTGGATGAGCCATGGTGATAATATCACGGCGATTCCGGACGGGTTTCAGGTGATTGCCTCAACGCCATCCGCGCCTTTTGCAGCGATTGCAGATGAAAGCCGCCATTATTACGGTGTGCAATTCCATCCGGAAGTAGCGCACACACCGGACGGTGCGAAGCTGTTGCGTAACTTTACGCATAATATTGTCGGCTGCAAAGGTGACTGGAGCATGGAATCCTTTACCCAGCAGGCTATTGACGCTATTCGCCGTAAGGTCGGCAAGAAGCGTGTGATCTGCGGCGTGAGCGGCGGCGTAGATTCCTCGGTGGTCGCGGCGCTGCTGCACAAAGCCATTGGCGACCAGCTGACCTGTATCTTCGTGGATACGGGCCTGCTGCGCGAGAATGAAGGCACACAGGTGAAAGAACTTTTCGCCAGCCATTTCCATATTCCGCTGACCTATGTAGATGCGAGCCTGCTGTTCCTGGAGCGTCTGACCGGTGTGCGCGATCCGGAGCAGAAGCGCAAAATTATCGGCGAAACATTTGTTGAAGTATTCGAGAATGAGGCGAAAGCTGTTGGCGGAGCTGATTTCCTTGCGCAGGGCACGCTTTATCCGGATGTGATCGAATCGATATCGTTTACGGGCGGGCCTTCGGTTACGATCAAATCGCACCATAATGTGGGCGGTCTGCCGGAGCGTATGAATATGGGGCTGGTGGAACCCGTGCGCGAATTGTTTAAGGACGAAGTGCGTAAGTTAGGTCTGGAACTTGGCATGCCTGCGGACATGATCGGCCGTCATCCGTTCCCGGGGCCGGGTCTTGCGATTCGCATACCGGGCGATATCACGGAAGAAAAACTGCGCCTGCTGCGCCGTGCGGATGCGATTTACATCGAAGAAATCCGTAAGGCTGGACTCTATGACAAAGTGTGGCAGGCCTTCGCTGTGCTGCTGCCAGTCAAAACCGTAGGGGTCATGGGCGATGCCCGTACCTATGAATATGTCTGTGCGTTGCGCGCTGTCACCTCGACAGATGGTATGACGGCGGATTTCTTTGCGTTCGACCATGCGTTCCTCGCGCAGGTCTCTACGCGTATCATCAATGAAGTGCGCGGCATCAATCGCATCGTATATGATATTACGAGCAAGCCGCCCGGCACTATCGAGTGGGAGTAA